A window of Spirochaetota bacterium contains these coding sequences:
- the pth gene encoding aminoacyl-tRNA hydrolase has protein sequence MKLIVGFGNPGEEYFNNRQNIGFKVVDILGNNENIDIRIKKKKSIIGRGKISGEDVVLLKPQTFVTLLGESVLYIASFLRINVRDIICVLEDPSLPLGEIRIDSIMSKLKHPGIESITRALKSDRFAKVRIGIGYPKKGVTMEEHLLNDFSEDENLILIDVLNKAEEVVRMLITHSIEDVQNKYNPDGAPKIKKRQLPKIRIRR, from the coding sequence TTGAAACTAATCGTAGGATTTGGAAATCCAGGCGAGGAATATTTCAACAACAGGCAAAACATTGGATTCAAGGTTGTCGATATTCTTGGAAACAATGAGAATATCGACATCCGCATTAAAAAGAAAAAATCAATTATTGGTCGTGGCAAGATTTCTGGTGAAGATGTAGTGTTGTTGAAACCTCAAACCTTTGTCACCCTTTTAGGTGAATCGGTTCTTTATATTGCCTCTTTTCTGCGAATAAATGTGCGTGATATTATATGTGTTCTTGAAGACCCATCCCTCCCACTTGGCGAGATACGAATAGACTCCATTATGTCAAAGCTCAAACACCCGGGTATTGAATCAATTACCCGTGCGTTAAAATCGGACAGATTTGCTAAGGTTAGAATAGGCATTGGCTATCCTAAAAAAGGCGTGACCATGGAAGAACATCTTCTCAATGATTTTTCCGAAGATGAAAATCTTATTCTAATTGATGTACTCAACAAAGCTGAGGAAGTGGTCAGAATGCTTATAACTCATAGCATTGAAGATGTTCAGAATAAGTATAATCCTGATGGCGCTCCAAAAATCAAGAAGCGGCAACTTCCCAAAATACGTATTCGGCGATAG
- a CDS encoding 50S ribosomal protein L25/general stress protein Ctc, whose translation MEAHVLPVETRTQIGKNANHKLRAQGYIPAVLYSHGESQTIMVKKKNFFKIFKGHISENVLIDLEIKDSKGSPVKAFVKDYQRHPITDEILHVDFFKVTMTEAISTKVPVEISGTPIGVKQGGILEIIEREIEVECLPADLPEKITIDVTNLTIGQSIHVKDIAAPKGVTILSTPETVVVAVLAPHKAAEEVAQPVAEEAKPAEEQQ comes from the coding sequence ATGGAAGCACATGTTTTACCAGTTGAAACAAGAACCCAGATAGGGAAAAATGCAAATCATAAGCTCAGAGCACAGGGGTATATACCTGCAGTATTGTACTCTCACGGTGAATCTCAAACCATAATGGTTAAGAAGAAAAACTTCTTTAAAATTTTTAAGGGCCACATTTCTGAGAATGTCCTTATAGACCTTGAAATAAAAGATTCAAAAGGTTCTCCCGTAAAAGCCTTTGTAAAGGATTACCAGCGCCATCCCATTACCGATGAAATTCTACACGTAGATTTTTTTAAAGTAACCATGACTGAAGCCATTTCCACAAAAGTACCTGTGGAAATTAGCGGAACTCCAATTGGTGTAAAACAGGGTGGCATACTGGAAATCATTGAGCGTGAAATTGAGGTTGAATGTCTTCCTGCAGATTTGCCAGAAAAAATTACTATTGATGTAACAAATCTTACCATAGGGCAATCTATACATGTAAAGGATATTGCTGCTCCAAAAGGTGTTACAATTCTTAGCACACCAGAAACGGTAGTTGTAGCTGTTCTTGCACCGCATAAGGCAGCTGAAGAAGTTGCACAGCCTGTAGCTGAGGAAGCCAAACCAGCTGAAGAACAGCAATAA